The genomic stretch TCAGCGCCACCGCATCGGCCATGGAAAAGGCCCTCAGCATGCAGTAGTTGCTGGTATTGACCAGTAGCGCCGACAAGAGCAGCAGCCCAAGATCGCCAAGCCCGATCGGCGACCAGAAGAACATCGCCGGAATGGCCGCGATCGCCGCCATCAAGGCATACATCCAGAACAGCGCCGGCAGGAAAGCCTCGTTCATCGCCAGCATTTTCAGGACGATATTTTTCGCAGCAAGCGCGATTGCCGCCGCGATCGCCACGAGCCCGGCAAGCTGAAAGGCCTCGCTGCCCGGCCTGAGGATCAGGAAGGCGCCGGAAAGGCCGAGCGCAACGGCCAGCCAGCGGCGCCAGTCCGCCTTCTCTTTCAGCAGCACGATCGCCAGCGGAATGACGAAGAAGGTCTCGAGCTGGAACAGCGAGGAAGCCACCGTGAAGGGCAGCAGCGACAGCGAGGTAAAGATCAGGAAGCTGACCAGAACGCCGAGCGCCGAGCGGATCAGCAGCAGGCGCGGCGACTTGATGACAAAGCCCGCCCTGCCCTTCGAAGCCGCGATGGGCAGCACCATTGCCGCAGCCAGTCCGGATTGCACGAAGACAAGCATGACCGGCTCGTGCCGGGACGTCAGTATTTTCGTCAGCGTATCGACAAAAGTGAAGGCGGCAACGCCGCCGATCATCAGAAAGATCGCGACAAGACGGCTGTCGGGCCGCCAGCGCGCAGCCCGTGCGGGCAGAACGAAGGTCATTTCTCACTCCTGAACAAGCATCTGTTCGTCTTGGGATGCTTCCTGGAGGAACCCTCGTCCGCTTGTCAGGAAGAACAGCGTTCACAAAGAACGCGGCGGTTGGGCGCGTCGCGCCGTACCGCCCTTGCGGAGTTCGCAGAATAGAAAAGAGCGCGCCTGAAGGCAAGCCCGGCGCGCCAATGGCGTGGTCACTGCCTCAGCGCTCGGTCAGCTTGAACTCGATGCGGCGGTTCTGGGCGCGCGCTTCCGCCGTATCGCCCGGCGCGATCGGCTGATATTCGGCAAAGCCCGCCGCCACAAGACGGGTCGCCGGCACGCCCTGCGAAATGAGATAACGGACCACGGAATTCGCGCGCGCGGTCGAAAGCTCCCAGTTGTCGGAAAACTGGCCGCCGGGGCGGATCGGCACGTCATCGGTGTGGCCGTCGACGCGCAGCACCCAGTTGATGTCCTCCGGAATTTCCGGCGCGATTTCCAGCAGCGCCGTCGCCAGCTTGGAAAGCTCGGCCCGGCCGTCATCATTCAGTTCGTCGGAGCCGGAGGGAAAGAGAACCTCCGACTGGAACACGAAACGATCGCCGACGACCC from Martelella sp. AD-3 encodes the following:
- a CDS encoding DMT family transporter; this translates as MTFVLPARAARWRPDSRLVAIFLMIGGVAAFTFVDTLTKILTSRHEPVMLVFVQSGLAAAMVLPIAASKGRAGFVIKSPRLLLIRSALGVLVSFLIFTSLSLLPFTVASSLFQLETFFVIPLAIVLLKEKADWRRWLAVALGLSGAFLILRPGSEAFQLAGLVAIAAAIALAAKNIVLKMLAMNEAFLPALFWMYALMAAIAAIPAMFFWSPIGLGDLGLLLLSALLVNTSNYCMLRAFSMADAVALTPALHMALPLAVMMGLVVFGEWPQPIVWAGIALIFAATFMPTGRKPKP